A DNA window from Deltaproteobacteria bacterium contains the following coding sequences:
- a CDS encoding protein-L-isoaspartate(D-aspartate) O-methyltransferase, translating to MPDLALARLLQSRGIRDTRVLSAIAALDRTEFVPPSKRAEAGQDAALSIGYGQTISQPWVVAYMTEQLHLAGDERALEVGTGSGYQAAVLGQLCEELWTIERWPQLAWAARERLEKLGLDDKVHVLVGDGMAGLAEHAPYDAILVTAAAPEVPPALVAQLAPGGRMVIPVGSSGGPQHLERITRRVDGTLTSLRLLDVQFVPLLPGVVEPPSA from the coding sequence ATGCCCGATCTCGCGCTCGCTCGTCTGCTCCAGTCCCGCGGCATTCGGGATACGCGGGTGCTGTCCGCCATCGCCGCGCTCGACCGCACCGAGTTCGTCCCGCCCTCCAAGCGCGCCGAGGCCGGCCAGGACGCCGCGCTCTCCATCGGCTACGGCCAGACCATCTCCCAGCCCTGGGTGGTGGCCTACATGACCGAGCAGCTCCACCTCGCCGGCGACGAGCGCGCCCTCGAGGTCGGCACCGGCTCCGGCTACCAGGCGGCCGTGCTTGGCCAGCTCTGCGAGGAGCTCTGGACCATCGAGCGCTGGCCCCAGCTCGCCTGGGCCGCCCGCGAGCGCCTCGAGAAGCTCGGCCTCGACGACAAGGTCCACGTCCTCGTCGGCGACGGCATGGCCGGCCTCGCCGAGCACGCGCCCTACGACGCCATCCTGGTCACCGCCGCCGCCCCCGAGGTGCCGCCCGCCCTCGTGGCCCAGCTCGCGCCCGGTGGCCGCATGGTCATCCCCGTGGGCAGCTCCGGCGGGCCCCAGCACCTGGAGCGCATCACCCGCCGCGTCGACGGCACGCTCACCTCGCTGCGCCTGCTCGACGTGCAGTTCGTCCCGCTCTTGCCCGGCGTGGTCGAGCCGCCCTCGGCATAG
- a CDS encoding NADPH:quinone oxidoreductase family protein, translated as MTIFTGIRVVVSEFAENPLEAVESKMSLAPQSIDTAALQPGDLVVQVKSAAVGWVDLLMTSGQYQHMPKPPYTPGLECSGEVIWAGAEARVKPGARVLVDGLLSGPRSLGAYQAYGGFATYVVAPTEAVIPIPGKLSFDQAAALLGSYETAYHCLVTRGRLQAGETVLIHGASGATGLAAVQVAKLCGATVIATGRSDSKLATVTAHGADHTVNVQGGFREKVKDLTDGRGVDVVYDAVGGDISLESLRCVRFGARFLIVGWASTPFVAQGKGQRGAPNANQLPTNLIMMKGLDVLGCPTAISTAMDPSTRGPRLAQVLAWAEAGRISPHVSHTFPLAEFKAAMRARWSGEVTGGCVLHP; from the coding sequence ATGACGATCTTCACTGGAATCCGCGTGGTGGTCTCGGAGTTCGCGGAGAACCCGCTCGAGGCGGTCGAGTCGAAGATGTCGCTCGCGCCGCAGTCGATCGACACCGCGGCGCTGCAGCCGGGCGACCTGGTGGTCCAGGTGAAGAGCGCGGCGGTGGGCTGGGTGGACCTGCTCATGACCAGCGGCCAGTACCAGCACATGCCGAAGCCGCCCTACACACCCGGGCTCGAATGCTCGGGCGAGGTCATTTGGGCCGGTGCCGAGGCGAGGGTGAAGCCTGGCGCGCGGGTTCTCGTCGACGGATTGCTATCCGGGCCGCGCTCGCTCGGCGCCTACCAGGCGTACGGCGGCTTCGCGACCTACGTGGTCGCGCCCACCGAAGCGGTGATTCCCATTCCGGGGAAGCTCAGCTTCGACCAGGCCGCTGCGCTGCTCGGGAGCTACGAGACCGCCTACCACTGCCTGGTGACGCGCGGGCGCCTGCAAGCGGGCGAGACGGTGCTCATCCACGGCGCGTCCGGCGCGACCGGCCTCGCGGCGGTCCAGGTGGCCAAGCTCTGCGGCGCCACGGTGATCGCCACCGGCCGCTCGGACTCGAAGCTCGCCACGGTGACGGCGCACGGCGCGGACCATACGGTCAACGTCCAGGGCGGCTTCCGGGAGAAGGTGAAGGATCTCACCGACGGCCGCGGCGTCGACGTGGTCTACGACGCAGTGGGCGGCGACATCTCGCTCGAGTCGTTGCGCTGCGTGCGCTTCGGCGCGCGGTTCCTCATCGTGGGCTGGGCGTCGACACCGTTCGTGGCCCAGGGCAAAGGCCAGCGTGGCGCGCCCAACGCGAACCAGCTGCCCACCAACCTCATCATGATGAAGGGCCTCGACGTCCTCGGCTGCCCCACCGCGATCTCCACCGCGATGGACCCGTCGACGCGAGGCCCGCGGCTCGCCCAGGTGCTGGCGTGGGCGGAGGCGGGCCGGATCTCGCCGCACGTCTCGCACACCTTCCCGCTCGCGGAGTTCAAGGCCGCGATGCGGGCGCGCTGGAGCGGCGAGGTGACTGGCGGGTGCGTGCTGCACCCGTAG
- a CDS encoding alpha/beta hydrolase, with amino-acid sequence MTLAVAYLAVAAFFFSVQRKLLFPAPPPREVRVAGAQLLSIPVAGGTAHALWMPGQKDAPVIVHFHGNAEQLDDLDGLASRWHGLGFGFFAVEYPGYGASADRGPSEAAILADAEAALAHLHDKLNVPIARTVLEGRSLGTGVAVAMAARGLGARLILISPYTSIPDVAQKVVPFLPTRLMVRDRFDSLARAKDVHVPVLVLHGNGDEVVPVELGRKLAEALGATFISRNAGHDDVLDTHNPVMRTMPEVWSVLDAFATTGDPNGKPMPNGRPGPEAPFGG; translated from the coding sequence GTGACGCTGGCCGTCGCCTACCTGGCCGTGGCCGCGTTCTTCTTCTCCGTGCAGCGAAAGTTGCTGTTTCCCGCGCCGCCGCCGCGCGAGGTGCGCGTCGCGGGCGCACAGTTGCTGTCGATTCCGGTTGCTGGTGGGACGGCCCACGCGCTGTGGATGCCGGGGCAAAAGGACGCACCGGTCATCGTTCATTTCCACGGCAACGCCGAGCAGCTCGACGATCTCGACGGCCTCGCCTCGCGTTGGCACGGACTGGGATTCGGCTTCTTTGCGGTCGAGTACCCGGGCTACGGCGCGAGCGCCGATCGTGGGCCGAGCGAAGCGGCGATCCTCGCGGATGCCGAAGCGGCGCTCGCGCATCTGCACGACAAGTTGAACGTCCCGATTGCCCGCACGGTGCTCGAAGGTCGATCGCTCGGGACTGGTGTGGCCGTCGCCATGGCCGCGCGCGGGCTGGGGGCGCGGCTGATTCTGATTTCGCCTTACACGTCGATCCCCGATGTCGCGCAGAAAGTGGTGCCGTTCCTGCCGACGCGGCTCATGGTGCGCGATCGCTTCGACTCGCTCGCGCGCGCGAAGGACGTGCACGTGCCGGTGCTCGTTCTCCACGGCAACGGCGACGAGGTCGTTCCCGTTGAGCTCGGCAGGAAGCTCGCGGAGGCGCTCGGCGCGACGTTCATCTCGCGCAACGCTGGCCACGACGACGTCCTCGACACGCACAATCCTGTCATGCGAACCATGCCCGAGGTCTGGTCCGTGCTCGACGCCTTCGCGACGACGGGCGATCCCAACGGGAAGCCGATGCCGAACGGGCGACCTGGCCCGGAGGCTCCTTTCGGGGGCTGA
- a CDS encoding four helix bundle protein, translating into MLVERFTDLKTWQIARSFRKSVCDLARRPEFSNRVLAQQMMRSADSIPSNIAEGFGRLKLNDRLHYLRMALGSSYETQSHLHLAYDDGLCSAAELAALLELAQSTDRLILGLSRALQVRS; encoded by the coding sequence ATGCTGGTCGAGAGGTTTACGGATTTGAAGACATGGCAGATCGCGCGCTCGTTCAGGAAGAGCGTGTGCGATCTCGCGCGGCGACCTGAGTTCAGCAATCGCGTGCTGGCCCAGCAGATGATGCGCTCCGCCGACTCGATTCCTTCGAACATCGCCGAGGGTTTTGGCCGGCTCAAGTTGAACGACCGATTGCACTACCTGCGGATGGCGCTCGGTTCGAGCTACGAAACCCAGAGTCATCTCCATCTCGCCTACGACGATGGCCTCTGCTCAGCCGCCGAGTTGGCCGCTCTTCTCGAGCTGGCCCAATCGACGGACCGCCTCATCCTCGGTCTCAGTCGAGCGCTCCAGGTTCGCAGCTGA
- a CDS encoding acyl-CoA carboxylase subunit beta yields the protein MAKVAQGGAAKYHAKNKESGKLFVRERLALLFDKDTFVEDAMLANNLDPELPSDGVVIGVGKVDGRPVAVMANDSTVKAGSWGARTVEKILRVQETAMRLRCPLLYLVDSAGARITDQVEMFPGRRGAGRIFFNEVALSGMVPQLCLLFGPSAAGGAYIPAFCDAVIMVEGNASMYLGSPRMAEMVTREKVTLEEMGGAKMHCSVSGCGDMLVKTEQEAIAAAKTYLSFFPSNCGELPPRATPKAPKSSGKRIEDMIPAEERKFFDMNAVIAELVDEGPQFEVKKLFAGEVLTTLARIDGRPVGIIANQPKMKGGVLFVDSADKCARFIWLCDAFNIPLLYLADVPGFMIGSAVERAGIIRHGAKMISAVSEATVPRISVVIRKAYGAGLYAMSGPGFGPSCTIALPQAMIAVMGAEAAVNAVYANKIAEKPEGERAAYVQQLRDEYNRDINIYKLASELVVDAIVPGDALRNDLVKRFELYQAELQPQRAKKHGVHPV from the coding sequence ATGGCCAAGGTCGCCCAGGGCGGCGCGGCCAAGTACCACGCCAAGAACAAGGAGAGCGGCAAGCTCTTCGTGCGCGAGCGCCTGGCGCTGCTCTTCGACAAGGACACCTTCGTCGAAGACGCCATGCTCGCCAACAACCTCGACCCCGAGCTGCCCAGCGACGGCGTGGTCATCGGCGTGGGCAAGGTGGACGGCCGGCCGGTCGCCGTGATGGCCAACGACTCCACCGTGAAGGCCGGCAGCTGGGGCGCGCGCACGGTGGAGAAGATCCTCCGCGTGCAAGAGACGGCCATGCGCCTGCGCTGCCCGCTGCTGTACCTCGTGGACTCGGCCGGTGCGCGCATCACCGACCAGGTGGAGATGTTCCCCGGCCGGCGCGGCGCGGGACGCATCTTCTTCAACGAGGTGGCGCTCTCCGGGATGGTGCCGCAGCTCTGCCTGCTCTTTGGCCCGAGCGCGGCGGGCGGCGCGTACATCCCCGCGTTCTGTGACGCGGTGATCATGGTGGAGGGCAACGCGAGCATGTACCTGGGCTCGCCGCGCATGGCGGAGATGGTCACGCGCGAGAAGGTGACGCTGGAGGAGATGGGCGGCGCCAAGATGCACTGCTCCGTCTCGGGCTGCGGCGACATGCTGGTGAAGACGGAGCAGGAGGCCATCGCCGCGGCCAAGACCTACCTCTCGTTCTTCCCCTCGAACTGCGGCGAGCTGCCCCCGCGCGCGACCCCGAAGGCGCCCAAGAGCTCGGGCAAGCGCATCGAGGACATGATCCCCGCCGAGGAGCGCAAGTTCTTCGACATGAACGCGGTCATCGCCGAGCTGGTGGACGAAGGTCCGCAGTTCGAGGTGAAGAAGCTGTTCGCCGGCGAGGTGCTGACCACGCTCGCGCGCATCGACGGCCGGCCGGTGGGCATCATCGCCAACCAGCCGAAGATGAAGGGCGGCGTGCTCTTCGTGGACTCGGCCGACAAGTGCGCGCGCTTCATCTGGCTCTGCGACGCCTTCAACATCCCGCTGCTCTACCTGGCCGACGTGCCCGGCTTCATGATCGGCAGCGCCGTGGAGCGCGCGGGCATCATCCGCCACGGGGCGAAGATGATCAGCGCCGTGTCGGAGGCGACGGTGCCGCGCATCAGCGTCGTGATTCGCAAGGCGTACGGCGCGGGCTTGTATGCGATGAGCGGTCCGGGCTTCGGGCCGAGCTGCACCATCGCGCTGCCGCAGGCGATGATCGCGGTGATGGGCGCCGAGGCCGCGGTGAACGCGGTGTACGCCAACAAGATCGCCGAGAAGCCCGAGGGCGAGCGCGCCGCGTACGTGCAGCAGCTCCGCGACGAGTACAACCGGGACATCAACATCTACAAGCTCGCCAGCGAGCTCGTGGTCGACGCGATTGTTCCCGGCGACGCGCTACGCAACGATTTGGTGAAGCGCTTCGAGCTCTACCAGGCCGAGCTGCAGCCGCAGCGCGCCAAGAAGCACGGCGTCCACCCTGTCTAA